One genomic window of Numida meleagris isolate 19003 breed g44 Domestic line chromosome 1, NumMel1.0, whole genome shotgun sequence includes the following:
- the SCAF11 gene encoding protein SCAF11, translated as MRSKKQCIQDTEGQKHEGMEGEEMEESCSCSTLLHDGDTCPICLNCLLEQEIGFPENCTHTFCMTCILKWAEMQASCPIDRRPFQAVCQLGALEQVKVQVEKQQKRKKEEEYCAWNKEKCSHAKMRRFLRGAVCSDRGPLAAKLSKVVKKKYSNILYDKQNKKSLSMKTRRQTCWNECFRTGFYSTLPAGGSNEESFLSCRNNCTEFTEVNAVIRQKRQELELSCSSVLARVERIPLVSYGAEAETFLLTSPTVAGAVLPTTVRPLENFESLGKGYAVACAQEGEEKKQASGSSGTRGARRKSVNTTPRRRSARNTKNETLSQSRSSPRSSSSACSAPDGSNPPLNKSSSESENVPPKRKSKRIVKQRTPLAKKKLRSSARSEKSSSDSVDDDDDAESEAVLTVDKDQQSDNESSSANLPQKNDAETESANGLESCNEHAEIEETAGECEEDTSGNGDVSFSVQTSPVLALGGESQEFEIKDLNEKNIELKSQDACENTPEQMETASSPRVELCDRATFENLDETVCSPQKELLENINTLTKVHQPITSPENELLEHPESLEQDQPLESPRTKLHEHMETTEEDDSKADEKTTVDCASTNTQNSKTDKEPDTLICNASIDSTSEQALKESPMPEGEESRTSESLVINAEHKHFGEDNNEMIPMDCDSFCSDQNEPQSEQLPPAESVEQGKMDSLQCDAANSASVSGFSDEKDETMRQEGECQSEPKKDKKTRTRRSRFHSPSTTWSPSRREGRKSQSPSPKREMSRERSSRSPKKETVGEGRRSLSQSPKGETLKDERKTPSRSPKRETVRESRRSSSRSRTRDSSPRQKSRSRSSDRDCQRRDRDRERRNRRWSRSRSRSRSRSQSRTRNKGSSFSRNERDGHSPRWKDRWANDSWRSPRGNDRYRRSDQETLNESLKEKDNMEKSSDAQCSPDKRRNDCPDWVMERINSVPEVKNRDRDRPHWEDSRHDNSGQSWNKNFGPGWIPNRGRGHRGRGGRGRGGFTYGDQNENHWQSRKPLSGNSNGSGNETTRFSEQQPYKRKNEQDSFDTPADRSGWTSASSWAVRKTLPADVQNYYSRRGRNSSSPQSGWGTRQEEETLEQDPNLKDQGNQQSDGSQLPVNMMQQQMNVMPPVNAQHQPMNMFPYPVGVHPPMMNMQRNPFNIPPPVPMHLHTGVPLIQVAAPTNLSQGLPPPPPPPPPSQQVNYIASQQDGKQLQGIPNVAPVSNNMSAPALPAPAAVLGNVGTVQGPTSGNATSSSHIKGSSAAIKLGENKASVTVEASADSSKKDQKLLIQEKAAQEVKLAIKPFYQNKDITKEEYKEIVRKAVDKVCHSKSGEVNSAKVANLVKAYVDKYKHSRKKNAEEAVSCERK; from the exons ATGAGGAGCAAAAAGCAGTGTATTCAAGATACAGAGGGTCAGAAGCATGAAGGCATGGAAG gtgaagaaatggaagaaagctGTTCCTGTTCTACTTTATTACATGATGGTGACACATGCCCCATCTGTCTGAACTGCCTTCTGGAGCAGGAGATTGGTTTTCCTGAGAACTGCACTCATACTTTCTGCATGACTTGTATTCTTAAATGGGCTGAG atgcAGGCTTCCTGTCCTATTGATCGCAGACCGTTTCAAGCAGTATGTCAGCTTGGTGCATTAGAACAGGTAAAG GTTCAggtagaaaaacagcaaaagagaaagaaagaagaggaatacTGTGCCTggaataaggaaaaatgtagCCATGCAAAGATGAGAAGATTCCTGAG GGGAGCTGTATGTTCAGACAGAGGGCCTTTAGCAGCAAAACTGAGCAAAGttgtgaagaagaaataca GTAATATTTTGTatgacaaacaaaacaagaagtctCTGTCTATGAAG accAGAAGACAGACCTGCTGGAATGAGTGCTTCAGAACTGGTTTCTATAGTACGCTTCCAGCTGGCGGTAGCAATGAAGAATCCTTTCTTAGCTGTAGAAATAACTG TACAGAATTCACAGAAGTCAATGCAGTGATCAGGCAGAAGAGACAAGAACTGGAATTGTCCTGTTCGTCAGTGCTGGCTAGAGTTGAAAG AATTCCTTTAGTGTCTTACGGAGCTGAAGCTGAGACCTTTCTTCTCACTTCTCCTACAGTGGCGGGGGCAGTTCTTCCAACAACTGTCAGGCCTTTGGAAAACTTtg AATCTTTAGGGAAAGGATATGCTGTTGCATGTGCccaagaaggagaagagaaaaagcaagcatcAGGTTCATCTGGCACTAGGGGAGCTAGAAGGAAGTCTGTTAATACTACTCCTAGAAGAAGGTCTGCGCGGAACACCAAAAATGAGACTCTGAGTCAGTCTCGGAGCTCACCTCGGTCAAGCAGTTCTGCGTGCAGTGCCCCTGATGGCAGTAATCCACCTCTGAATAAATCCTCTTCAGAATCAGAGAATGTTCCTCCAAAACGGAAGTCTAAAAGAATAGTTAAACAACGAACACCTCTGgcaaaaaagaaactgagaagttCTGCACGTTCTGAAAAATCATCCAGTGATTCAGTGGATGATGATGACGATGCTGAGTCTGAAGCAGTTCTAACAGTAGATAAAGACCAGCAGTCAGATAACGAAAGCAGTAGTGCAAACCTTCCAcagaaaaatgatgcagaaacaGAATCTGCTAATGGATTGGAAAGCTGTAATGAACATGCAGAAATTGAGGAAACTGCAGGAGAATGTGAGGAAGATACTTCAGGCAACGGAGATGTGAGTTTCTCTGTCCAAACATCTCCAGTATTAGCTTTAGGAGGAGAAAGTCaggaatttgaaataaaagatcttaatgaaaaaaatatagaactTAAGAGTCAGGATGCCTGTGAAAATACTCCTGAACAAATGGAAACAGCGTCTAGTCCCAGGGTTGAACTGTGTGACCGTgcaacatttgaaaatttaGATGAGACAGTGTGTAGTCCTCAGAAAGAATTACTTGAGAACATAAATACTTTGACGAAAGTACATCAACCAATAACTAGTCCAGAAAATGAATTGCTGGAACATCCAGAGTCTTTGGAACAAGATCAACCATTAGAGAGCCCCAGAACTAAATTGCATGAGCATATGGAAACCACAGAAGAAGATGATTCTAAGGCAGATGAAAAGACAACAGTGGACTGTGCAAGTACAAATACTCAAAACTCTAAAACTGATAAAGAACCAGATACGTTAATATGCAATGCTTCTATAGACAGTACATCGGAGCAAGCCTTAAAGGAAAGCCCCATGCCAGAGGGTGAAGAGAGCAGAACTTCAGAGTCACTTGTGATAAATGCTGAACATAAACATTTTGGTGAGGATAACAATGAAATGATACCAATGGATTGTGATTCATTTTGCAGTGACCAGAATGAACCTCAAAGTGAACAGTTGCCACCAGCTGAAAGTGTAGAGCAGGGAAAAATGGACTCCTTACAGTGTGATGCAGCAAACTCTGCATCAGTGTCAggattttctgatgaaaaagaTGAAACTATGCGCCAAGAAGGAGAGTGTCAGTCAGAAcccaaaaaagacaaaaagactCGAACGAGACGGTCTCGATTTCACTCACCATCAACAACTTGGTCTCCTTCTAGGAGAGAGGGCAGGAAATCTCAGTCACCGTCCCCTAAAAGGGAGATGTCCAGAGAGAGGAGTTCCCGATCACCCAAGAAGGAAACTgttggggagggaaggagatcCTTGTCTCAGTCTCCAAAAGGAGAGACACTCAAAGATGAGCGAAAAACACCATCTCGATCTCCCAAGAGAGAAACTGTCAGGGAAAGCAGGAGATCATCTTCTCGGTCAAGAACAAGGGATTCGTCTCCGAGACAAAAATCTAGATCTCGAAGCAGTGATAGAGATTGTCAGAGAAGAGATCgtgacagagagagaagaaataggAGATGGTCTAGGTCCCGGTCACGATCTAGGTCAAGATCACAATCAAGGACGAGAAACAAAGGTTCTTCATTCTCTAGAAATGAGAGGGATGGTCATTCACCTCGTTGGAAAGATAGATGGGCAAATGACAGCTGGAGGAGTCCCAGAGGAAATGATCGATACAGAAGAAGTGATCAAGAGACACTGAATGAAAGTCTAAAGGAGAAGGACAATATGGAAAAAAGCAGTGATGCTCAGTGTTCTCCAGACAAGCGGAGGAATGATTGTCCAGACTGGGTAATGGAAAGGATAAACTCCGTTCCCGAGGTCAAGAACAGAGATAGAGACAGACCTCATTGGGAAGACAGCAGACACGATAATTCAGGGCAGTCGTGGAACAAAAACTTTGGACCAGGTTGGATTCCAAATAGGGGGAGAGGTCACCGTGGCAGAGGTGGGCGTGGAAGAGGTGGTTTCACATACGGAGACCAGAATGAAAATCACTGGCAGAGTAGAAAACCTCTCTCAGGGAACTCAAATGGTTCTGGGAATGAAACTACAAGGTTCTCAGAGCAACAGCCATACAAGCGTAAGAATGAACAGGATTCTTTTGATACACCTGCTGATAGATCTGGGTGGACGTCTGCATCCAGCTGGGCTGTAAGAAAGACTTTACCTGCTGATGTGCAGAATTATTATTCAAGAAGAGGACGAAACTCATCAAGCCCACAGTCTGGATGGGGAACTAGACAAGAAGAGGAGACACTTGAACAAG aTCCAAACCTCAAAGACCAAGGCAACCAGCAAAGTGATGGTTCTCAGTTACCAGTAAATATGATGCAGCAACAAATGAATGTAATGCCGCCAGTGAATGCACAGCACCAGCCTATGAATATGTTTCCATATCCCGTGGGTGTCCATCCTCCTATGATGAATATGCAACGAAATCCTTTTAACATCCCCCCTCCAGTGCCCATGCATCTCCATACCGGAGTGCCTCTCATACAGGTAGCTGCTCCCACAAATTTGTCTCAGGGATTACCTCCGCCTCCACCTCCACCCCCACCATCTCAACAAGTCAACTACATTGCTTCACAGCAAGATGGAAAACAATTGCAG GGTATTCCAAATGTTGCTCCTGTGAGTAATAACATGAGCGCTCCAGCCttgcctgctccagcagcagtcCTGGGAAATGTGGGAACTGTTCAGGGACCAACTTCTGGCAACGCGACGTCATCGAGTCACATCAAGGGCTCTAGTGCAGCCATAAAGctgggagaaaacaaagcaagtgtCACAGTGGAAGCCAGCGCAGATAGCTCAAAGAAGGACCAG aAATTGTTAAttcaggaaaaagcagcacaagaagTCAAACTGGCTATTAAGCCTTTCTACCAAAATAAAGACATCACTAAGGAAGAATATAAAGAAATTGTGCGGAAAGCTGTAGATAAA GTTTGTCATAGCAAGAGTGGAGAAGTTAATTCTGCCAAAGTGGCAAATCTGGTGAAAGCGTATGTAGACAAATACAAACACTCGCGGAAAAAGAACGCGGAAGAGGCAGTCTCCTGTGAAAGGAAATGA